The Fusarium poae strain DAOMC 252244 chromosome 2, whole genome shotgun sequence nucleotide sequence TACGACTCACTCGAGTTCAACCAGAACTACGATGACGGTATTCAGCCGTACTGGGGGTTTGTTTAATCAAGTTGAAGTTTCAGTTGAGAAAGACGTGCTAACTCCACCAGAAACCTCTCCCCCAACACTGATCACAACGGAGAAGCTGAAGCAACCCCTTTCCATGACCTTGAACAAAAGGGCGAGTCTCAAATCCAGATCGGTGCCACCAACGAAACCCCTCGGCACTTCACCAGATCTCGAAGGACATTTGATGCTCAAGCTGTTTATCCGGCTGAGGCTTGTCTCTTCGTTGCCAAGTAAgtagcttattttattatcaGATATATTACCTACTAACTTATTCTTCAAGTCTTGCTCAGAATATTGATGATATAAGCATCGAAAAAGATCTTACTCGATTCTTTGGTCAATATGGAACTGTCTTCATCAAAGTGAAGCGTGATCGACGACTCATGCCTTACGCCTTTGCCCAGTTCACCGTAAGTTGTCCCTGAATTTCTGTCAAGTCGTCCGTAGTTAACTCTTTATCCAGGAACGCAAACATGCCGACTTTGCTTTGAAGAATGCAGCTGGAAAAGAACTCATGGGTCGCATTCCTCGCTTGGAAAAGTGCGGAGGAAACTGTACGTTGCTTCCTCACGATCTTGACCCGATCTAACTGTCCTTTAGTATCCTACATCATCTTCCGCAGAAACAAACGCGCAGTTCAGTATGACGAGGCCCACAATATCTTCTCCCCATATGGGAAGATTGCCAAGATTGAGACTTTGGACTATAAAATTCAAATCAAGCTCAATGTGCCTCCATCCATGATGGTACAGTATGAGAAATTCGATCCTAAGCGAGACGTCATCAAAGTAGGTAAAGTTGCTAAGAGTTTGAAGAAGATGCCTGACAACCTCTTAGTCTTTCGGTCCTTCTgatgtcttcatcatcatgtcatACGACCCCAAGATCGCTCAAGATCCTTCCGAACGTGCTCCAGGCGACCGAACTTTCATGGAACAGTATGACAAGAATCGTCGCTCAATCTTCATGGGCAATTTGCCACCCCACACGGGTGAGCATCTTGTCCACAGAGTTGCCTCTCTCTGTGGAAATGTCATTTCTATTGATCTCCGGATCATCCCTGATATTAACGGTGGTTGTAAGAAACATAAACCCTTCATCTGACTACTTAGCTAACTGTTGTAGCCCCTAATGTCTATGCCTTTGTTGAATTCGAGCGTCCTAATGCCCCTGACGAGGCCGTCCGTCAGTTCGTAAGTTTTACAACTCCTTCGTTTCCTCAACTCTCAACTTACCAacttatgcttctagaacGGGACACAAGTCGAGGGTTCTATCTTGAAAGTTGAGCGAAGGCGAACCAGGCCTACTCGTGATGCGCGAAGCTATTCGAACTCGCTGGCGATGCGACCACTGCCATTAGTGCCGCCTCTGCGTCCTTATCGTGCAGCTTCTATCGCTCTGGCACTGGCGATGAGACAAGATGATGATCACAATGCAGGCTCTCTGGCTACTGCACTTGTCCATTGTGGACCCAACCACAGCCGCCCAGGATCGATGGCTGCCGCACCCACTCACCACCAAGGACAGCATAGCTGTTCCGTATCTATGGCTGTCGATGGGCTTACGGTCGATCAAAGTAACAACAGCCGCATAGAATCGACTGATGAAATCTCCCTTCCCCTTCCTCAGGACATCCAAGCAATGCCAGTTCAACCTGAACAACTCAACCCGCGACGTGTGTTTCTTTCTCCCAACAAGATGGCTCAGTTTGGTGCTGGTGAGCTAGACGAGTACACTCCCATTAACTCGCCCGACAAAGTCAGTGGTCCTAATGCCACCGGAAACAACGTTCACTGGGGACAGTCGCAATTCATTGACGCCTCTCCCTTGTATGTATCTCCTACAGGATCGTCTCCTGTGCATCACAAACCCAATGATGCCCCGGTTAAATCCTTTGCGGAGCGCTTAGCTACTTCTGGAAGGCCAACGTCATATGCGTTCTCGTCGGCTGCTCAGCATGCGGTAGACCGATGCGAGATGGCTatagaagagaaggagaacgGCTCTGCCAAGGGGCACCGTCGTGGCCCTTCTGCCCTCTACCCAGTCGCACCAGCCCTGGATCTTGAGGTCTCAGAAAGTGATGGACCCAGCGAGTGGCGAACTACTGGTACCacagaggaggaagagggcTTTAAGGAGAAAAAGGCAAAGAGCAGAAAGAAACTCCGACGCGGCTGCCTATCAGAACAAAACCTGAAGCTAAACGAACTTTCCGACTCACAGCTCAACAAAGACCACAAGTCGGAGGAGAACCTCAAAGTGAAGAAGAGAGTTTCCTTCAGAAAGGAGGCATCTgtcatcaacaacagcccTGAGCCAGTTCACGAGACACCTATCCGCCAAGCGCCCATTCACTCTCCCTATATGGGGCCTACTCTACAGACACAACTGATGCCAGCACCGCCTCCTCTCCCTGGCGGCCTTGTATATGTAGCGGTCCCTTACGAGTCTGTTGCCGCGCAGTTGGGCACTCCGCACTTTTACAGCTATCCGTCCCACCAGCATGAGGTTCAGTATCAGGCCCATCCTCACGTCTACCAGGAGCATCCGCAAGTCTACCAAGAGCATCCCCAGGCTCGCTACCAGGCTCATAACCAGAACGTTTACGGAGAGAGCGCCCGTACTATTTACCGAGCCCAATCCCAGGTCCCCTTCCAGGAAAGTATCCAAACACCGTACCCTGGATATGCTCAAGCATCCTATGGCGAGTATGCCCCGATGTACCAGAATCATCAGGTTCGGTACCAAGGCCCCCAGCATGTCGATCTTCAAGGTCGCCGTTATGCCTCATATGCTCACCCTCAGGAGTACCGCGAACCTCCCCTGCAGCCTCACTATCCCACCTACAGTAACATGGCTTCTTCTAGCAACGTCTACATGCCCCGTGCTCCGGCCGAGTCTCCTCACCAGAGACGACAGCGTATTGAAGCGGAACGATACCGTCGCTACAACGCCTAATTTTGATCACAGCAAGTATGGTCATGTCGGGTGAGTATCTCGATCAGACTTTGATTGACATCTCAATCAACGCCATCTCTCTTTCGGCCCTTCCATTTTGACAACCTAATTTCATTCTATTTCGGACTCTTTGATTCGACGCATTTTCGATCCAGTTTGTATGCACGTATGTATGTTCACCCGCGTTTATTCCAGCAACAGTTCTTCAGTTCAGCAGCATCAATCCCTTCAGCATTTCTTTCTTGGCACTCCGCTTTCCCGACATCAACCTGTCAGCATATCAGCGCAAGTTCACCTAGCGGTGATGATGCTGCGCCTAGTTTCCATTTGTCTTTCTCAGAACTGTCCCCAGCACCAGTCATCGAGCCTAGCAGCTTAGGCTCGCTCAGCAACTATGATGCACGACTCAGTTCGGTTCGGCATCTTTTATTTTTGGTCAACGCCCCCTCCAGCACATATCGGCACAGTTGCCAGACAGATCTTCCTGCCCAGAGACAGACATTAAATCCAACAGATAGATGTCGTTTGGTGCCAAGATGGCACGTCAGGTTGAAAGACCTGGCTAGAGGCTAGGAGGTCCTCGTGTTGGTGCAGTCGGGATTGAGATGAATAAAATTGTATATAAAAACacaaaaaaaataaaaaagagagcCATGTTCTCAACAAAGGGTTTTTACCCACCAAAATTTGTGTCCCTTGTTTATCGTGATGTGATGTGTATGCCTACTGTTACCAAATTGAACTATTGACCAAGAGCAATAAAAGGACCGAAATGGCGATGTATGATATGATGTGTCTCTCTATATCGTCGGCCGATCAGTTATCGTGAAGGATGGATCAGTCATCGCATCAGGCGGTTTATAATGAAATGACCCCCACTCTCTGATGGAAcgaaaagacaagacaagcatTTGATGGCCCGAAAGTGTTGGCCAAGAGTTCTCTTAACAGTTAATTTGGCGGTAGGACGTAACTCGATCGGGAATAGGACATATTCTTTCTAAAAcgctaaataaatagtcaGTCCAGGCCCAGCGCgacttttattttatttattgtcTTGGACAACAGTTTTCATCCTTGCTCTTCTCCCTTTTCTTGTTTGTATTTTGGTCAAACGACGTCCCCAACTTTACACGACATAAACTATAAACCTTGCGCAATGGGTTTCCCATCTTTCGCGGCATCAAACGCCGTCATATACGTCACTTATGGCGCTTTCCTGTTCGTGATCCTAaactactaaggtaactAACTTATAATCAAAGCTGACAATTGAAAACAGAATCATGGGAACTGGAATCGCTTGGAAGATGAGAAACCAGTCCAAGGCCGACTTTCTCTCTGGCAATGGAACTCAGACGGGTCAGAAATTCCCAGCATCTCATCACTCATCATATCCCCTCTCAAGACTGCAAGCTAACCACCACAAACAGCCTTTCCTCTGGCCCTCAACTTCATCGCTTCCGGTGAGTAGAGCTATTCGAGCTCTCACTACACTACTCCGGAGCGGTAGCAATTGCAAACGCAACAGCAAAATGACAGCAAAGACTTGCCCAGTCATATAGAAGGCGGCTGCGATGACTCGGAAGAGCTCCATCTAACCTGATACTTCTCATGGTCGAGTATACCAATCAAGAATGAACGATCAGGTTCGTACATTGAATGAaaggatcttcttcttctctccccCTCTCTAAACGCCCCCGAGTTTGCCTCGGAACTCTGTTGCTACTAACCATTTCCCACGCTCAGTTGAGAGGATACTCTCTTCTGAGCCTGGCTCACTCGAAACTGCTCCAGAGAGGCAATCTCGGGAGGCTAGGGGGAGAGGATGCGGCTCACTACGGGCGCTGAGTTGACGTATCGTCCGGATCCAACCTCGGAACACTTGTGTAGCACATGTGTCTTCTGGGGAGATCATGGCGTACGACGACAAAGCTGAGATTGTACCGTAAATACTCGATCAAGTTAATGCTTGCGTGGGAAAAGTGTTGCCGCTCCAATTCCATCCCCTGTCCTCCCCCAAACACTTTAGAATGACAACTGACTCTTATAGCACTCGGTTCCGGTATTCTCTTCTCGTACCCCGAGCTGGCCACAATCTCTGGTGTGCAGGGCATGATGGTGTACGCTCTTGCGTCCTCGCTTCCTATGCTCATCTTTGGCTACCTTGGTCCTATCATCCGACGCCGATGCCCCGAAGGCTTCGTCCTCACTGAGTGGACTCGACAGCGATATGGCGTTATCACTATGCTGTACTTGAGCTTCATGTCAATGGTAACTCTATTCCTATACATGGTCTCCGAGCTCTCCGCTATCGGCCAGGTGGTTCAAGCCTTGACCGGCCTCGACCCCCTTCCGGTCATGATTGTTCAGTGTGTTATCACTACCATCTATACCTGTAGGTATTTTCTGGTCCTGCAGCTTTGATTTCCTTCTAACTTTGTAAGCCCTTGGTGGGTTTAGGATCTCCTTCATTACAGATGTTGTTCAAGGTACCATGGTTATTGGCcttgtcatcatcgctgcCATCACTATTGGTGCCAAGACTGAGATCCAGCGACCTCTCATCGACGAGTCCGGTCTTACCAAGCCCAACCTTCTCGGCTGGCAGCTTCTCTACATCCTTCCTGTTGCCGTTCTGACCAACGACTTCTTCCTTTCGTCTTTCTGGCTGCGAACCTTTGCTTCCAAGACTGATAAGGATCTCCGAATTGGAACCACTATTGCCACGATTGTCATCCTGTGCGTTCTTACCCTCGTTGGTTCCACTGGTCTCATCGCTGTTTGGTCAGGAGCCTTGCCTCTTGAAGACAGTGCCGGTTCTGGCTCAGTTGCCTTCTTCGTCCTTCTCGAGACCCTCCCCAGCTGGGTCGTTGGCATTGTTCTCGTCATGGTTGTCACCATGAGCACAGCTGCCTTTGACAGTCTTCAGTCTGCCATGGTCTCGTCAGGCTCCAACGATCTGTTCCGTAACAAGCTCAACATCTGGTACATCCGAGCCATTGTGGTGCTCATCATCATTCCCGTCATTGCCATTGCTCTCAAGGCCCCGTCTGTTCTTCAGATCTGGCTCATCACCGATCTCATCTCTGCTGCCACTATTCCCGTCCTTGTGATCGGTCTTGTTGACAAGTTCTACTGGTGGCACGGCTTTGAGGTTGTTGTAGGAGGTCTTGGTGGTATTTTGaccgtcttcatcttcggtTGTGTTTACTATGGAAACGCCCAGGAGGCTGGAGAACTCCTCCTTGTGCAGAAGGGTCTGTACGGCAATGATTGGAGTGCATTTGGCGCCTTTGTCGCTGCACCTGTTGGTAGTCTTCTTTGGGGCTTAGGGGCTATGGTTGTTCGCATTACTTTCCAGTATGTGTATGCCAAGGTCCGCGGACATCGCTTTGATGCTCTGGACCGTCCCCTGAATCTGCGTCCCGCCAGCAGGGATGATGATACCCCTTCTGAGAACCTTGTGTCTCAGACCACAGGCAAGTTCTTCTAAACGAAGTTTAAACAGATACCGTTGGATTCTGTTTCATGATTGGGGAATGGCATACGATTTATAGTCATCGGTGCAGTATTGGTCCCATGCTTGGGATGTGTGGCAAAAGTAAATTTAGTTTGATCAAATGTTTTATCGTTAGTGAAGCTCTGTTGAGCCTCAAATGTTAAGTCGTTTTTGCGTATATCTATGCTCTTCTTTGTTTATATCGTGGCATTTGTCAAGTTTGTCAAACTCAACTTCACTTGAGACCCAGTACAAAGCCCAAAGAACCCTCTTCGCAAAGGTGAATTATCCAAAATTGAATTGGAGATGCTTCGCAAACATCCGTTCGCCGGCACCCAATGCTATTTTATAGTACATCTATGCTCCTCGTACAATATACACTGTCGTTTTACACATTTGCCTCTTTCTCGGCTCACTCATGGTAAGCGCCCGTCACTTGAGGTATACAATTAGATCTCTCTATTTCAGAGGACCTTTCCATCCAGCGCGCTGAGCCTGCTCTCGCATAATCCaatcttgctcttcttggtATGACTCAAGCGTTGTGGCAGGAACAGTGCCCCAGATTCGCCACGGTGTGGCCTGGAACGTCTTCTCGCTGACCTGTCTTGAGAGCACCACGTACTCCAGCTTGTCCTGCACCTTTGTACTGCCAGGTATGAGCTGGTCGGAAGGCTTCTTGTACTTTGCGACACGCTGCGTTGAGGAAATCGCGATAACGGCTTGTTCTGTGCAGTTGTCCTTGTCGTGGGGGTTGATGTTGTGAACTTGGTGTGCTACCACGCGGGGATAGAACAATgacttgttgagcttgagaagctcgaatGTGACACGCTCGCCAGCGTTACGACGGTCGATGGCAGCAGTGAGCTTCTTTCCGAATTGGCCAAGGCATAAGTTGTTGATCGTGGACTTGTCACCCGCAGCAAACGCCCCAAGCATCTCCATGTACATGTTCTTTGCTGTGGGTGCAATCTTGCCCCGACCGATCTTCCACTTGGGCCGTGTTGTCCAACCAGGCATGGACTTGAGCTTGAATTGAAGGAGGGAAAGGAATTCGATCCCCCATTGGCGGAATCGGTACCATGTGTAGTTTAGAGCGCTGGAGACGCTGGAGGGATATCgtgagagagggagagggacGAATGTGCCTGTTCCACCGTTAGCTCTTCTCTGTTGTTAGAGTACCAGAGGAAGCTATATCAATTGGCGCATGTGATGACCAAAAAGTTTGTCAATTCCTCACTTCCATCTTCCACTCACCAGGAAACAATGGGCCGCCGCCAGACTTGAAGTACTCGTCattggccttcttctggatAGCAGACATGGACTCAACATCGGTCTTCTTGGAGTCCTTTGTGGCCGCCCTTCGCATCTCTCGCAACATCCTCTCCCTTGAGGGCATCGACATGTATCGGCATTGTACCCTCGTCGCTCCGAGAATGCTCTGGCGCAAGATGGCTGGGCGCAGCGCCATTACTGAGGAAGACATTGGCGGACCTCTAAACCGAAATGTCGAAACGCTCAAAAGGTATGGATAGACACCCGGTAGTTACCGGCGGCGCAGGGTCATAATCGAGCTCGAGCTGGCTTCGGCCATCATAGTCTGCTGCCACTGAAGAATTTCATGGGTTCTGGGCCGATGACGGAACAATTAAATGCCGAGAACGACGCATAGGGTGGTGTCAAGGTGGGGTTGGCATGACGGGAAATATCACAGTATACACATGGTATCAGGTGCCAATCTTAAATGTTCCTTACCTATGGGCAGAGCCTCAACACTACTAAGGTACGCTCGACATCATAGCTCGACAGCCCATTCCACGAGTGAAGGCTCACTCACTATCACAGCCTTAGCTGCTTTTACGATTAAACCTCATGTTCTTCGACTCCCGGTGAGCCAATTGGGCTCCACGAAAGCTTGCGGCAGCTTGGGCATCGAATCTAAACTCTACCGAACCATCAAAATAAATCACCCATCATGAGGGTCACGCATATGCTcttgtcgagaagctttTTTGGCCGAAGCGTGGACGAGCTGAAGAGGCGCACGCGAATAGGTATACTCTGGTTGTCCTCAAGTAAAACTCAAAACTAACCATTGCAGCTGTGAGCTTCGAGGCTATCAAAGGCGCTACACAACCCAAGCCGCTATACGATTTCAACGCCCTCGAAAGCGTTCGCGATTGCATTGTTATGTCTGACAAAACCATTGGCGGTTTCTCACAAAGCAACTTTGACTTTCACAAGTCTACAGAGTCGAATACTGGTTCAGATACACCTTCCGCCTATGCCCGCTTTCACGGCAACATCTCTACCCGCCTCCCAGATGACCGTCCCAATATCCAGCGTACAGGTTTCGCCGGCTTCCGATCTCCTGACCAAAGACCTACCATGTTTGGTCGTTCAATGTGGGATATTGACCCCTATATCTACCTCGCCCTGCGTGTCAAGTCCGATGGCCGCAGTTACTTCGTCAATGTGCAGACAGAGAGTGTTGAGCCCTCAGACCTGCACCAACATCGACTGTTTCCGAAACGGCCGGGTCAATGGGAAACTGTGCTAATCAAATGGAACGACTTTGTTAGAACGAACCATGGCTTCGTCGTGGAGCCGCAGACTGAAATGTTGCGACAGAAGGTGTTGACTGTTGGTGTTGGGTTGACAGACCGCGTTGACGGTCCTTTTGAGCTTTGTATCGAAAGAGCCTGGGCCACGAACGACGCAAGTGAGGCTGACATAATAAAAGAGCCTCAAACTTCGGCTATCTCAGACGGAGGTGAACTGAGGAATAAAAAAGGTGAAAAGGTGCGGTGGTAGATCCTAGCCATGGACAAGGTGGTATGGCTCATGtgtttataaactttatgcTCTTGGATGAGCCTCTATGGACTGACTGATACGTTGCTGAGTTTTGTACAAATAAAGGCATAACGAGTTACAATTTGGTTGCGATGGTAGACATACAATTATCCCAGCAATCATCAAACATTACCCTTCGAGGCTGAGTGATTCAGCAGTCTTCTTGAGTGATACGTACGCCGCAGCGTAATCTGCTGCCAATGTTAGATCCCCCGTCAACTTCATAATCATGGCCTTCTTCGCCATCATTTGGCATTGCATGTTGATGTCTTCGATACTTGAGTAATGATCAAAGGATTTCTGCACAGCAGCGAGAGCCTTGGTCAGGTATTCCGTTCGTTTCGACGATCTGGGCTCGCATTTTCCAGCAAGTCCCATATTAGCATCAGCGAGATAGCTGTAGAGCTGAGCTGCCAAGCTTGCGGTCTCACACTCTAAAGAGCGAGGAATGATAGCGAGCAAAAGTTGAGAAGCGGCCTCGAATTCTCCTAACGAAATAAGAATGTTCGACACAAATCCGATCGCCTGCCAGAGACAGGGAATGAGACGAGCTCCCCACGAAATGCTTGCAGCTCGCATAGCGGTTGTGAAACCTCTCTGCGGTCGGCCACACTTGTCAAGAAGAGAGGCTTTGAGTAGTAGGAGTTTGACTCGAAGAACAACATCCTTCTTTTCGTCTTGGAGTTGCGACATCATGTCGTCGACCTTGGAAAAAGCTGCTTGCAAGTCTCCCCGACGAGTAAGATAGTCAATATGTAGAGTATCGACCAAAAACGCCATGTCAGGTTCAAGGTCGTCCATCTTAGACTGCAGAATCTGAGACAGCAGTCTCTCAGCTCCTTCGAGGTTGTTATGATTTAGGTCTCTCTTGAGCTTGGTGATTCCTCGATACTTGTGCCAGTATTGGCTTGGTTTCCAAGATCGTAAAGAGTTTTCTTCCAGTTGTTCCAATTTTCTTAATGCTTCATCATAACGACCACGCGATACCAGCAAAAGAGCAAGGCGGCAAGTAAGCTTAAGCTCATCGTCAAATATGGCGTTGCGGGCATGGCATCTCAAGAAGACCTCGCAAGTGGCTGACGAAAGAGTCGACAACCCAAGTCTATCCCACAGAGCCGAGGTGAGCGAAAAATGAGAGCCAAACATGTTCTTCATGTTCCTCTCGACTATGACGTGCGAGCTTCGAACTATAGACTCAAATGCCGTAGCCACACTGTCACCGTTGAGAAGTCCGAGTTTGGCTTCGCTGAGCAGAACCGAGCTCCACAACGTCCACATGCCTGTCTCCTTAGCCTTCACTCTGAGAAAGGCCAAACTTTCCTTACCCGTACCAAGCATACTATTAGACTCCAAATTCTGGACGAGGTCGGGATGTGCGCGACCGAAGTGAAAGAGCCAGTTCAAGGCAAAATTGAGACATGTCATGTCGCGATTCTCCCGTGCTGTTGAAACAGTTTCGAGCATGGCAGCCACTGCTTCTTTGTGGCAGCCAAAATCGGCTTGCAGAACAGCAAGATTCATCAGAGCGTACTGGTAAAACAAACGGTCTCGATTCTGCATCGTGTAGTCGAAGTATCTGTGAAGATAATCGAATGCAGTAGGATAATCTCCAGCTCTCCATGAGTCAAGAAACCTGTCTGCTGTTAGAGATCACAAAACACTACATGTGATAATTGCCGACTTACTTGAGGTAGTGTGTCAGACTGGGGACAAGGTAACTATCATTGAGTAGGTCATGAAACTGATGGCGGATCTCGAGAGGTACTCTGTTGCCGAATTCTGGCCGAATTAGCATCTATGAACAAATACAATCGGAGTCTCTTACTCTGCATCTGTTCGATTTGGAATTCCAGGAGACTCTCAATGTCGTCAGTACTCACAGGGAGTGACCCGCTCTGGTCTCCTGTCAGCATGTCGCCATAAGCCACTGACGCCAATTCCATGACACTCTGGTGATCCCAGTCCTCTTGTTCACCCATCAAAAGAACGCTGTCAAAACTCAGTCGCCCAAATCCGGGGATTTTGCGCTTCAGATAAGAGGCAGTTGGTTGTCGATATCGTACAAAGTGTTTCCACAACTCTGTACAGTCGTGGAATTGTAGTCGTTGGTATTCAAGTCTCGCCCTCCGTACGAATGTTCCAAGTGGAGAGTTTGGGGATAGTTTGAtgccttcctcctcttctacaGGCTGGCCCAATTCAGCCAGTCTCTTTCGCTCCTCCTTTGTCTTGGCCAGCATCCCAGACAAATTGTCAAAGAAGTTGTGGAGCGCATCTAAAGAGTTGATATCCCAAAGCTTGCCGAGGAACTGGTCCCATAATCTTCGTCCAGGCATACCCATTAGAAAAGGGTAGCTTCCGAGGAGTTTTTCAAAATCTTTGATACTGATGACGAGCCCAACGGTGCGCTCTGCTTTGCTCCATCTCTCGGAGTGGTCGGCGGAGGCTTTTGAAGGAGTGTGGTCCATGAGATGAGAAGTGACAAAGGACAGCACAGGTAAGATAGCATCACTCAGCACGGCGCCTTCAACATAGAGCTCTACGAGGGCGAGAAGGCCGATTTTGGCCGGGTTGAGATATCGAGCCATGGTTTCGAGACATGAATCAAAACACTCTATGGAGGGGAAGTTTTCGAGGAAGAAAGATGATATAGAGCGATATGTCCAGAGGCAAGCGACGTTCTTTCTACTCGGCACTCAGACGCGCCTGCCCAAAAGTTAATCAGATGCCCGAAGATCACCCTTACCAAAGATACAAGCTAGAGAGAGGTAGGTACCTCTAGCTAACAAGTACCTCTTTGAGGCCAGATTTGTCTGATCTTCTCCAGGAATTAAATCCCAGTAAACGGTATTTTAATTGCTTGACCACTTATCGCGTTTGCTGTTATGTTATTTAGTGGTTGTTTTTTTAGCCGAGGTTTCCTCAGACGTTATTGAAGTGGGATGACACAATCTCAGTTGGTGGGGGACCTACGCTCCTGAACCTCTATTTACTGTCCCCTCTCTTGTACTGACATACTTCGTCTAATTTTTGTCTAATGTCTTCTAAATGTCTTCAGAACTCTCCTAAGTTTATGAGCTACCTAGTCTAAATGGCTATTGTTTATCTTCTAGAATTTGACAATTATCGTCTAAGGTTTATCCTATTTACGATGAATTCTACCTCGGTATCATCATAATTCCTTCTAAATCTCATCTAAATACTCCCTTAAACTTGTCTAAACTTGTCTAATGTTAGTATTGTTGTGTTAAGATATATTTTGACAGTATTATTATCACCATTCACCCGAGATCTTCATGCGACGAACGCTAGCATTCTCTGCTCGCTCTAATGGAAACGTGTGATTCATCATCTATTTAAGTATCACCAAAAACTCAAAGATGAGTAGACAAATCCGATGGTAGATACAAAGCTCTATCTGTAGGATGTGAGATGCTACCAGGTTTGCCTTATTTAGTTCACACATTAACTTAGAGTCCAACACTtcaacaatcaatcaatttgAATCTAGGGAACATGTACGAAGCATCTCCAGAGGGAGTAGTCCATGAAGGGCGATCCAGTAATTGTCCAACGTATGAGCCATCAACAGATCATACTTAAGCgaccttgtccttgttgtgGTAGTTAACCTCGTCGTTCCAGCTATACAATGTTAGTACGTGATCTCTTGGAACTGTAGAGCAAGAAAGTTTCAAGCTCGATAGCGTGAAGCTGGTATCCaagcttattatagctttactGGAGCTGCCCAAGCCTCTTCAACTACAATGATGTCACAACTTACAAGAGAGTCTACAATAATGTTAGTATGTACAAATCAGCCAGGGATTTCCAACCAGACTCACCTTGTCTCCGTCACCCCACTGGTAGTTCTTGGAACGGATGTTCTGGTAAGGATACTCGGTGCGCTCCTCCAGAGGAGGCATGTGAGACCAGTGCTCCCAGTGCTCGCTCCAGAGCCAGTAGGCGTTGGCGCCGGCGGCGATAAGGCAGGGGGCAATGCCGCTTCAATCATGTTAGCCATTGCTATCCCAACTCATCACCACAATCTCGTCGTCTCCAACATTCGATACTTCCGGATTCGATGCCGGGTTCGTAATTCGCTCAAAGGATCGGACTCGGACGTACTAGAGGGAGATCTTCTTCCAGAGTTCTGTCCACCATCAGCAGCCATACTTTACACCTCCAATTGATCCAAttcggcgtcgtcggttgtAGACTCACCAGTGGTACCAGCAGCGTGCTCCTTGATGTGCTGACGCTCCTTGATGAACTCGTTCTGTGTGCTGGCAAATCGGCGCTGGATGGGAGCGCGAATCTGGGCAGTAGCGCGCGTGGCAGCGCGGGTGAATCGGACGGCGGACATTGTGGACGT carries:
- a CDS encoding hypothetical protein (TransMembrane:1 (o53-73i)~BUSCO:54860at5125) translates to MSAVRFTRAATRATAQIRAPIQRRFASTQNEFIKERQHIKEHAAGTTELWKKISLYGIAPCLIAAGANAYWLWSEHWEHWSHMPPLEERTEYPYQNIRSKNYQWGDGDKTLFWNDEVNYHNKDKVA